GAGGGCAGTCATGGCTACCTATCGGGTAGACCACGGGCAGGGAGCCGACTTTTTTGCCAAGAGAGGCTTTGCTTCTATCTGGGGACATCATCTGATGAAATACACAGGGGAGATCGGGCCGGAACCGACACTCGACGTACGAAAATTCTCGGAGTCCGATATGGATATGTACATCCAAGCGCAGAGTGACGCTTACTATGAGGTACGTAAAGGTATCGATCTTCAACCATACCGTTTGGCAGACTATCCTGAGAAAACGATGAACGCATGGAAGAAATGGATCCTAAACGATATGAGAGAAGATATTTACTTATTCGAGCATGAGGGAGTATTTGTAGGGTCTTTGATCATCACAGGGCACGGCGAAGTCTACGATGTATTTGTAGATCCCGTGCATCAAGGCAAAGGCTACGGCAAAGAGCTTGTCCGCTTTTTTGTGAACCGGACGCTGGAAAAGGGCTTGCAGCCGCATCTCGTCACGGGTACCCATAACGAACCCGCGATTGTGTTGTACGAACGGACAGGCTTTCAAACGTTCCAGACGACCACGACAGCAAAGAGAGACTTTGCGTAATCGCTCATAAAAAAATGCCGCAGGGAT
The window above is part of the Brevibacillus antibioticus genome. Proteins encoded here:
- a CDS encoding GNAT family N-acetyltransferase — protein: MIRQAQSKDKETIVTMIGEGMLWRTEEIDDIVEKATVYIWEENNQIIGCGTYDLNSSGEDGTAEIYVYTRPDHRKRGIGSRLLDKLWLELQQHEEKPRAVMATYRVDHGQGADFFAKRGFASIWGHHLMKYTGEIGPEPTLDVRKFSESDMDMYIQAQSDAYYEVRKGIDLQPYRLADYPEKTMNAWKKWILNDMREDIYLFEHEGVFVGSLIITGHGEVYDVFVDPVHQGKGYGKELVRFFVNRTLEKGLQPHLVTGTHNEPAIVLYERTGFQTFQTTTTAKRDFA